The following coding sequences lie in one Arachis ipaensis cultivar K30076 chromosome B05, Araip1.1, whole genome shotgun sequence genomic window:
- the LOC107642004 gene encoding probable calcium-binding protein CML25 produces the protein MGFRSLFNRKKKLINKSLSSPSDAATAGTTGSPLISRSPSLAVYTRAEFVSELEQVFKKFDVNGDGKISSSELGSIMGSLGQSASKEELDKMIREVDADGDGFISLGEFIELNTKDIDPNEVLENLKDAFSVFDIDGNGSITADELHNVMASLGESCSLDECRKMINGVDSDGDGAIDFEEFRTMMTGSRFVSLES, from the coding sequence ATGGGCTTCAGATCCCTCTTCAACCGCAAGAAGAAACTCATCAACAAATCTTTATCATCGCCATCCGACGCCGCCACCGCCGGCACCACCGGCTCCCCGCTCATCTCCCGCTCGCCGTCCTTGGCGGTGTACACCCGCGCCGAGTTCGTCTCCGAATTGGAGCAAGTCTTCAAGAAATTCGACGTTAATGGCGATGGCAAGATCTCTTCCTCGGAATTAGGATCCATAATGGGAAGCCTTGGGCAATCTGCAAGCAAGGAGGAACTTGACAAGATGATTCGCGAGGTCGATGCAGATGGCGATGGATTTATCAGCCTTGGCGAGTTCATTGAACTAAACACCAAAGACATTGATCCCAATGAGGTTCTAGAAAACCTAAAGGACGCGTTCTCCGTTTTCGACATCGACGGCAATGGCTCTATCACTGCGGACGAGTTGCACAACGTCATGGCCAGCCTCGGCGAATCGTGTTCTCTCGATGAGTGCCGGAAAATGATCAACGGTGTTGACAGTGACGGCGATGGCGCCATCGATTTTGAGGAGTTCAGGACGATGATGACGGGTTCTCGCTTTGTGTCACTTGAAAGTTAA